TAACGCTATCCCAAATTTCTATATGGTCGACCAAATCGGCTTGTATATTCATCAATGGCACCCGGTTACGGCCTGAATCTCTGGATCTAAGTACCAGATATAGAGCTACTAAAACTAAGAGGATTAGGATAAGTATAAGTTTAGATTTTTTCATGTATAGCCTTTAGGATCATTTTACGCCGGAATGCTACCCACAATCCGGAAGCGATTAGTATTAGAGGGGCTAAAGCGATTACAACAATTTTAACGATTAGTTTGATGCGATCGCTGACAATTTGAGGTTCATCCCAGGTAAGGTTGTATTTTTGCATAAAACCTATAAGATCTAAGGTGGATAACGCAAGGTGTCTGTTGCGGATATGAATCATAGATTCCCGTCCGATGAGGTGATCAATGGCGTTCAGCACAATATTTGAGCGTTCTGCGTATGTCGGGTTATCGGGTTCAATTACTAATTCCTTATCGGCAAAAAGAACAAGATTAGATTCCTTAGTTTCGGAGATAAAAGAGGGGTCATTTGCAGCAAGAGCAGTGTTTTGAAAATAACTTGTCATATTTCCTGATGCGGAAGCGGCAGTAACAACCGGTCCTGCGCTAAAATCTTCTAACTCGGGATTGTAAAAGATATCCGTATTAAACTGGAATTCTGGGGCATACATCCATCCGGAGTTTGCCGAGCTTGAGAGAATAGTTTCGAATTTAGTTTCGGCTTGATGGGCAAAACTTATGCCGTTTGTAAGGTATAACACAATGTTATCCATGTTCTTAGATATGGGATGAGAAGATCCCTGCATAATTGGATACATGGGGAAGTTTGCGATTGTACCAATGCCCATTTGCCTGCGGTCACATCTCATGTCTAATAGCACATCTTCTGAAAGCGCAAATCCGTAATGCTCGAGCATTTGGATGAAATTAGTATTAAGTGAATAAAGGTTGCTACCGTCAGTATCAATTCTATCTTGTAGAAAAACGACTTTTCCACCCTTCATCACAAATTGGTCTAAGTTATAGAGATACTTTTCGGGTAAATTTCTGCTGCTTCCGGTAAAGAGTAATACATCTATGCCGTTTATGGGCTCAGCAAGATTTGCCGAAGCTATGATGAAGTTGGATTTAAGGTTACGTTCGAATGTGCGAGTATCAAAATCATAATAAGTAGAATCTCTGAAAACCGCTACCTTGGGCATGTTTTGCGAAATCAATGACTGTATGCGCATGGTCATTTCATATTCCAGTTTGGGCTCTATTTTGGGTAAGAGATTTAATGGCTCTACTTTGCCACGATACTCAAATGCTAAACCAAAGACTACCTCTTTGGTGGTTATTTGGTCGTTTTCGTATATTCTAAACCGCATTGGAGAAAGCCTGCTACCTTGTGCAAGCTGATATAGTTCTTCGCGGCTGGAGCTTTGAACCCTTTCAAAGCGAAACTTATTCCCTCCTGCGTTTTGATACTCAACCAAAAGGTCTTTCACATATCGTTCTAGGGAGTTCAATTCTGCCGGTAAATCATTTGAGGCAATAATCTTAACCACCATTATGTCTTCTAGGTTACGCACCAGTTCCTTACTGATTTTACTAAGACTGTAAGCGTTGTCCTTAGAAACATCCAGCCGAATGTTGATAAATGAACTTAACATGAGTATCGCTACAATGATGCCAAATCCAGCTAGATGTGAGCCGATTATGCCCAAACTCTTTTTCATCTATCGCTCCTGCATCAGGTTCTTGGATTGAAGGTTGAATTCCGCCAATATGGCAAAAATAAATATTACGGCTACAAAAAATAACAAATCTCGTATATCTAATACGCCTTTCATCATGTTGGTTAAATGGTGATCGAATGAAAAGTATTGAAAGTAACGAACTATAGATAGTGGAATAAAGCCTAGTAAATAGCGAATTATGAAAAAGAAACCCGATACTAGAAATGCTAATACAAAAGCCAAAACCTGGTTTGAGGGTATACTGCTGGCATAAATCCCGATCGATATATAGGCACAACCTGCCAAAAAGATGCCGAAAAAGCCTAACCCAATTGCACCATAATCCACATTCTGCCCCAAAAGTGCAATAACGAAAAAAGGGATGATGTTGAAGATCAACAAAGTTAGAAGCTGTAGAGCAGAGGCTAAGATTTTTCCCCATACAATGTGATAAAGCCGGATGGGTAAAGTGCTAAAGATTTCTATAGTTCCGCTACTACGCTCTTTAGCAATACTACCCATTGTGATTGCCGGAATGAAGAACACAAAAAGGATATGCTGAATATTGTAGAGCCCTCTTAACTCAGCAAGTCCAATCTTAAAAACTGTGGTGGCAAAAGCAGACCCGCTAAGAATGAGAAACAGTACAAATATTATGTATGAGGTTATGGAGCGCATAGCTAACTGATACTCTTTTTTGGCAATTATCCAGATTACTCTCATGCTTCATCCTCTCTGCTGTTTTCATGATGGCTGGATTCTTTTGCATCAAGCTGTTCAAGATGCTTTACTTGCGGTTCAAACTCTACTCCGGTGAGGTTGTGGAAAATCTCTTCCAGGCTTCTTTCTTTGGTATATAGGCTGATAATTAGCCAGCCTTTTTCTCTTACAAAACGAGAAAGATCTGGCACTATATCTTTGTTCTGGGAAATTCTAAACTGGAACTGACAGTGTGAGTCATTGTTGCTATAACTCAGCTGCTCAACATCCGGATACAAAGAGATAAATTCACTCATATCTATGTTGTTGCCATCAAGCTCCAGATACAAAACACTATAATCATCAAGATAACTATTTAGACTGCCAATTTCGTCATCTACCACTATCTGACCCTTATTTATAATAATAACGCGATCGCAAAGTGCTTGAACTTCTTGCATGATATGAGAGGATAGGATGACCGTTTTCTCTTTGCCCAAAGTGCGAATGAGCTCTCGTATTTCTATGATCTGATTTGGATCTAAACCGCTGGTTGGTTCATCCAGGATGAGTATTTCTGGATCGTGAAGCATGGCAGTAGCTAGCCCTACTCTTTGCTTATAGCCTTTGGATAGGGTGCCTATCCTTTGGGTGAGCACCTGCTTGAGACCGCAGTTTGAAACTACGAAGTTTTGGCGTTCAGTGAAGGTTCTTGTAGGCATATTTC
The DNA window shown above is from Candidatus Cloacimonadota bacterium and carries:
- a CDS encoding ATP-binding cassette domain-containing protein, coding for MIEIKNLNRSFGSLRAVNDISFCINSGSITGFLGPNGAGKTTTLRMMVGYLQPDSGTISIDGISIFENPILTSAKIGYLPEHNPLYEDMLVMEILKYVADLRNMPTRTFTERQNFVVSNCGLKQVLTQRIGTLSKGYKQRVGLATAMLHDPEILILDEPTSGLDPNQIIEIRELIRTLGKEKTVILSSHIMQEVQALCDRVIIINKGQIVVDDEIGSLNSYLDDYSVLYLELDGNNIDMSEFISLYPDVEQLSYSNNDSHCQFQFRISQNKDIVPDLSRFVREKGWLIISLYTKERSLEEIFHNLTGVEFEPQVKHLEQLDAKESSHHENSREDEA
- a CDS encoding Gldg family protein, with protein sequence MKKSLGIIGSHLAGFGIIVAILMLSSFINIRLDVSKDNAYSLSKISKELVRNLEDIMVVKIIASNDLPAELNSLERYVKDLLVEYQNAGGNKFRFERVQSSSREELYQLAQGSRLSPMRFRIYENDQITTKEVVFGLAFEYRGKVEPLNLLPKIEPKLEYEMTMRIQSLISQNMPKVAVFRDSTYYDFDTRTFERNLKSNFIIASANLAEPINGIDVLLFTGSSRNLPEKYLYNLDQFVMKGGKVVFLQDRIDTDGSNLYSLNTNFIQMLEHYGFALSEDVLLDMRCDRRQMGIGTIANFPMYPIMQGSSHPISKNMDNIVLYLTNGISFAHQAETKFETILSSSANSGWMYAPEFQFNTDIFYNPELEDFSAGPVVTAASASGNMTSYFQNTALAANDPSFISETKESNLVLFADKELVIEPDNPTYAERSNIVLNAIDHLIGRESMIHIRNRHLALSTLDLIGFMQKYNLTWDEPQIVSDRIKLIVKIVVIALAPLILIASGLWVAFRRKMILKAIHEKI
- a CDS encoding ABC transporter permease, encoding MRVIWIIAKKEYQLAMRSITSYIIFVLFLILSGSAFATTVFKIGLAELRGLYNIQHILFVFFIPAITMGSIAKERSSGTIEIFSTLPIRLYHIVWGKILASALQLLTLLIFNIIPFFVIALLGQNVDYGAIGLGFFGIFLAGCAYISIGIYASSIPSNQVLAFVLAFLVSGFFFIIRYLLGFIPLSIVRYFQYFSFDHHLTNMMKGVLDIRDLLFFVAVIFIFAILAEFNLQSKNLMQER